Proteins co-encoded in one Cinclus cinclus chromosome 9, bCinCin1.1, whole genome shotgun sequence genomic window:
- the ACVR1C gene encoding activin receptor type-1C isoform X2: MLTNGREEVVKSCVSLPELHAQVFCHSSKNVTKTECCYTDFCNNITLRLPLAVAEAAGRAGRRSAVLAVAVTVPVLAVLLAVLVACTARGRRRRGAKPPNVEEPLCEGSLVGSGKTLKDLIYDMTTSGSGSGLPLLVQRTIARTIVLQEIVGKGRFGEVWRGKWCGEDVAVKIFSSRDERSWFREAEIYQTVMLRHENILGFIAADNKDNGTWTQLWLVSEYHEQGSLFDYLNRGTVTVEGMVRLALSVASGLAHLHMEIVGTQGKPAIAHRDLKSKNILVKRNETCAIADLGLAVKHDSVLNTIDIPQNPRVGTRRYMAPEILDDAMNVNIFESFKRADMYSLGLVYWEIARRCSVGGITEEYQLPYYDLVPSDPSIEDMRRIVCEQKLRPSIPNQWQSCEALRVLGRVMRECWCASGAARLTALRVKKTMSQLCVPEDCKA; this comes from the exons ATGCTGACCAACGGGCGTGAGGAGGTGGTCAAGTCCTGCGTGTCCCTGCCCGAGCTCCACGCCCAGGTCTTCTGCCACAGCTCCAAGAACGTCACCAAGACCGAGTGCTGCTACACCGACTTCTGCAACAACATCACTCTGCGCCTGCCGCTCG CAGTGGCGGAGGcagcgggccgggccgggcggcgctCGGCGGTGCTGGCGGTGGCAGTGACGGTGCCGGTGCTGGCGGTGCTGCTGGCGGTGCTGGTGGCCTGCACGgcccggggccggcggcgcCGAGGGGCCAAGCCACCCAACGTGGAGGAGCCCCTGTGCGAGGGCAGCCTGGTGGGTTCCGGGAAGACGCTGAAGGATCTCATCTACGACATGACCAcctccggctccggctccg GCCTGCCCCTGCTGGTGCAGAGAACCATCGCGAGGACCATTGTCCTGCAGGAGATTGTGGGGAAAGGACGGTTTGGCGAGGTCTGGCGTGGGAAATGGTGCGGGGAGGATGTAGCTGTGAAAATCTTCTCCTCCAGAGACGAGCGCTCCTGGTTCCGGGAGGCAGAGATTTACCAGACAGTCATGCTGAGGCACGAGAACATCCTGGGCTTCATTGCTGCTGACAACAAGG ATAATGGGACGTGGACACAGCTCTGGCTTGTCTCTGAGTACCACGAGCAGGGCTCCCTTTTTGACTACCTGAACAGAGGCACGGTGACAGTGGAGGGCATGGTCAGGCTGGCACTGTCCGTGGCCAGTGGCCTGGCCCACCTGCACATGGAGATTGTTGGCACGCAAG GGAAGCCAGCGATCGCACACCGGGATCTGAAGTCCAAGAACATCCTGGTGAAGAGGAACGAGACCTGCGCCATCGCCGACCTGGGGCTGGCGGTGAAGCACGACTCGGTGCTGAACACCATCGACATTCCCCAGAACCCCCGCGTGGGCACCAGGAG GTACATGGCCCCCGAGATCCTGGACGACGCGATGAACGTGAACATCTTTGAGTCCTTCAAGCGTGCAGACATGTACTCCCTGGGGCTGGTGTACTGGGAGATAGCCCGGAGGTGCTCTGTTGGAG GAATCACTGAGGAATACCAGCTGCCTTACTACGACCTTGTGCCTTCTGATCCTTCCATAGAAGATATGAGAAGGATTGTCTGTGAACAGAAGCTCAGACCAAGTATTCCAAACCAGTGGCAAAGCTGTGAG GCCCTGCGGGTGCTGGGCCGGGTGATGCGCGAGTGCTGGTGTGCCAGCGGTGCCGCGCGTCTCACCGCGCTGCGCGTCAAGAAGACGATGTCACAGCTCTGCGTGCCCGAGGACTGCAAAGCCTGA
- the ACVR1C gene encoding activin receptor type-1C isoform X3, giving the protein MLTNGREEVVKSCVSLPELHAQVFCHSSKNVTKTECCYTDFCNNITLRLPLVAEAAGRAGRRSAVLAVAVTVPVLAVLLAVLVACTARGRRRRGAKPPNVEEPLCEGSLVGSGKTLKDLIYDMTTSGSGSGLPLLVQRTIARTIVLQEIVGKGRFGEVWRGKWCGEDVAVKIFSSRDERSWFREAEIYQTVMLRHENILGFIAADNKDNGTWTQLWLVSEYHEQGSLFDYLNRGTVTVEGMVRLALSVASGLAHLHMEIVGTQGKPAIAHRDLKSKNILVKRNETCAIADLGLAVKHDSVLNTIDIPQNPRVGTRRYMAPEILDDAMNVNIFESFKRADMYSLGLVYWEIARRCSVGGITEEYQLPYYDLVPSDPSIEDMRRIVCEQKLRPSIPNQWQSCEALRVLGRVMRECWCASGAARLTALRVKKTMSQLCVPEDCKA; this is encoded by the exons ATGCTGACCAACGGGCGTGAGGAGGTGGTCAAGTCCTGCGTGTCCCTGCCCGAGCTCCACGCCCAGGTCTTCTGCCACAGCTCCAAGAACGTCACCAAGACCGAGTGCTGCTACACCGACTTCTGCAACAACATCACTCTGCGCCTGCCGCTCG TGGCGGAGGcagcgggccgggccgggcggcgctCGGCGGTGCTGGCGGTGGCAGTGACGGTGCCGGTGCTGGCGGTGCTGCTGGCGGTGCTGGTGGCCTGCACGgcccggggccggcggcgcCGAGGGGCCAAGCCACCCAACGTGGAGGAGCCCCTGTGCGAGGGCAGCCTGGTGGGTTCCGGGAAGACGCTGAAGGATCTCATCTACGACATGACCAcctccggctccggctccg GCCTGCCCCTGCTGGTGCAGAGAACCATCGCGAGGACCATTGTCCTGCAGGAGATTGTGGGGAAAGGACGGTTTGGCGAGGTCTGGCGTGGGAAATGGTGCGGGGAGGATGTAGCTGTGAAAATCTTCTCCTCCAGAGACGAGCGCTCCTGGTTCCGGGAGGCAGAGATTTACCAGACAGTCATGCTGAGGCACGAGAACATCCTGGGCTTCATTGCTGCTGACAACAAGG ATAATGGGACGTGGACACAGCTCTGGCTTGTCTCTGAGTACCACGAGCAGGGCTCCCTTTTTGACTACCTGAACAGAGGCACGGTGACAGTGGAGGGCATGGTCAGGCTGGCACTGTCCGTGGCCAGTGGCCTGGCCCACCTGCACATGGAGATTGTTGGCACGCAAG GGAAGCCAGCGATCGCACACCGGGATCTGAAGTCCAAGAACATCCTGGTGAAGAGGAACGAGACCTGCGCCATCGCCGACCTGGGGCTGGCGGTGAAGCACGACTCGGTGCTGAACACCATCGACATTCCCCAGAACCCCCGCGTGGGCACCAGGAG GTACATGGCCCCCGAGATCCTGGACGACGCGATGAACGTGAACATCTTTGAGTCCTTCAAGCGTGCAGACATGTACTCCCTGGGGCTGGTGTACTGGGAGATAGCCCGGAGGTGCTCTGTTGGAG GAATCACTGAGGAATACCAGCTGCCTTACTACGACCTTGTGCCTTCTGATCCTTCCATAGAAGATATGAGAAGGATTGTCTGTGAACAGAAGCTCAGACCAAGTATTCCAAACCAGTGGCAAAGCTGTGAG GCCCTGCGGGTGCTGGGCCGGGTGATGCGCGAGTGCTGGTGTGCCAGCGGTGCCGCGCGTCTCACCGCGCTGCGCGTCAAGAAGACGATGTCACAGCTCTGCGTGCCCGAGGACTGCAAAGCCTGA
- the ACVR1C gene encoding activin receptor type-1C isoform X5: MLTNGREEVVKSCVSLPELHAQVFCHSSKNVTKTECCYTDFCNNITLRLPLDNGTWTQLWLVSEYHEQGSLFDYLNRGTVTVEGMVRLALSVASGLAHLHMEIVGTQGKPAIAHRDLKSKNILVKRNETCAIADLGLAVKHDSVLNTIDIPQNPRVGTRRYMAPEILDDAMNVNIFESFKRADMYSLGLVYWEIARRCSVGGITEEYQLPYYDLVPSDPSIEDMRRIVCEQKLRPSIPNQWQSCEALRVLGRVMRECWCASGAARLTALRVKKTMSQLCVPEDCKA, encoded by the exons ATGCTGACCAACGGGCGTGAGGAGGTGGTCAAGTCCTGCGTGTCCCTGCCCGAGCTCCACGCCCAGGTCTTCTGCCACAGCTCCAAGAACGTCACCAAGACCGAGTGCTGCTACACCGACTTCTGCAACAACATCACTCTGCGCCTGCCGCTCG ATAATGGGACGTGGACACAGCTCTGGCTTGTCTCTGAGTACCACGAGCAGGGCTCCCTTTTTGACTACCTGAACAGAGGCACGGTGACAGTGGAGGGCATGGTCAGGCTGGCACTGTCCGTGGCCAGTGGCCTGGCCCACCTGCACATGGAGATTGTTGGCACGCAAG GGAAGCCAGCGATCGCACACCGGGATCTGAAGTCCAAGAACATCCTGGTGAAGAGGAACGAGACCTGCGCCATCGCCGACCTGGGGCTGGCGGTGAAGCACGACTCGGTGCTGAACACCATCGACATTCCCCAGAACCCCCGCGTGGGCACCAGGAG GTACATGGCCCCCGAGATCCTGGACGACGCGATGAACGTGAACATCTTTGAGTCCTTCAAGCGTGCAGACATGTACTCCCTGGGGCTGGTGTACTGGGAGATAGCCCGGAGGTGCTCTGTTGGAG GAATCACTGAGGAATACCAGCTGCCTTACTACGACCTTGTGCCTTCTGATCCTTCCATAGAAGATATGAGAAGGATTGTCTGTGAACAGAAGCTCAGACCAAGTATTCCAAACCAGTGGCAAAGCTGTGAG GCCCTGCGGGTGCTGGGCCGGGTGATGCGCGAGTGCTGGTGTGCCAGCGGTGCCGCGCGTCTCACCGCGCTGCGCGTCAAGAAGACGATGTCACAGCTCTGCGTGCCCGAGGACTGCAAAGCCTGA
- the ACVR1C gene encoding activin receptor type-1C isoform X4, translating to MLTNGREEVVKSCVSLPELHAQVFCHSSKNVTKTECCYTDFCNNITLRLPLGLPLLVQRTIARTIVLQEIVGKGRFGEVWRGKWCGEDVAVKIFSSRDERSWFREAEIYQTVMLRHENILGFIAADNKDNGTWTQLWLVSEYHEQGSLFDYLNRGTVTVEGMVRLALSVASGLAHLHMEIVGTQGKPAIAHRDLKSKNILVKRNETCAIADLGLAVKHDSVLNTIDIPQNPRVGTRRYMAPEILDDAMNVNIFESFKRADMYSLGLVYWEIARRCSVGGITEEYQLPYYDLVPSDPSIEDMRRIVCEQKLRPSIPNQWQSCEALRVLGRVMRECWCASGAARLTALRVKKTMSQLCVPEDCKA from the exons ATGCTGACCAACGGGCGTGAGGAGGTGGTCAAGTCCTGCGTGTCCCTGCCCGAGCTCCACGCCCAGGTCTTCTGCCACAGCTCCAAGAACGTCACCAAGACCGAGTGCTGCTACACCGACTTCTGCAACAACATCACTCTGCGCCTGCCGCTCG GCCTGCCCCTGCTGGTGCAGAGAACCATCGCGAGGACCATTGTCCTGCAGGAGATTGTGGGGAAAGGACGGTTTGGCGAGGTCTGGCGTGGGAAATGGTGCGGGGAGGATGTAGCTGTGAAAATCTTCTCCTCCAGAGACGAGCGCTCCTGGTTCCGGGAGGCAGAGATTTACCAGACAGTCATGCTGAGGCACGAGAACATCCTGGGCTTCATTGCTGCTGACAACAAGG ATAATGGGACGTGGACACAGCTCTGGCTTGTCTCTGAGTACCACGAGCAGGGCTCCCTTTTTGACTACCTGAACAGAGGCACGGTGACAGTGGAGGGCATGGTCAGGCTGGCACTGTCCGTGGCCAGTGGCCTGGCCCACCTGCACATGGAGATTGTTGGCACGCAAG GGAAGCCAGCGATCGCACACCGGGATCTGAAGTCCAAGAACATCCTGGTGAAGAGGAACGAGACCTGCGCCATCGCCGACCTGGGGCTGGCGGTGAAGCACGACTCGGTGCTGAACACCATCGACATTCCCCAGAACCCCCGCGTGGGCACCAGGAG GTACATGGCCCCCGAGATCCTGGACGACGCGATGAACGTGAACATCTTTGAGTCCTTCAAGCGTGCAGACATGTACTCCCTGGGGCTGGTGTACTGGGAGATAGCCCGGAGGTGCTCTGTTGGAG GAATCACTGAGGAATACCAGCTGCCTTACTACGACCTTGTGCCTTCTGATCCTTCCATAGAAGATATGAGAAGGATTGTCTGTGAACAGAAGCTCAGACCAAGTATTCCAAACCAGTGGCAAAGCTGTGAG GCCCTGCGGGTGCTGGGCCGGGTGATGCGCGAGTGCTGGTGTGCCAGCGGTGCCGCGCGTCTCACCGCGCTGCGCGTCAAGAAGACGATGTCACAGCTCTGCGTGCCCGAGGACTGCAAAGCCTGA
- the ACVR1C gene encoding activin receptor type-1C isoform X1, protein MLTNGREEVVKSCVSLPELHAQVFCHSSKNVTKTECCYTDFCNNITLRLPLASPVLPRASPALTRVMTVPVLAVLLAVLVACTARGRRRRGAKPPNVEEPLCEGSLVGSGKTLKDLIYDMTTSGSGSGLPLLVQRTIARTIVLQEIVGKGRFGEVWRGKWCGEDVAVKIFSSRDERSWFREAEIYQTVMLRHENILGFIAADNKDNGTWTQLWLVSEYHEQGSLFDYLNRGTVTVEGMVRLALSVASGLAHLHMEIVGTQGKPAIAHRDLKSKNILVKRNETCAIADLGLAVKHDSVLNTIDIPQNPRVGTRRYMAPEILDDAMNVNIFESFKRADMYSLGLVYWEIARRCSVGGITEEYQLPYYDLVPSDPSIEDMRRIVCEQKLRPSIPNQWQSCEALRVLGRVMRECWCASGAARLTALRVKKTMSQLCVPEDCKA, encoded by the exons ATGCTGACCAACGGGCGTGAGGAGGTGGTCAAGTCCTGCGTGTCCCTGCCCGAGCTCCACGCCCAGGTCTTCTGCCACAGCTCCAAGAACGTCACCAAGACCGAGTGCTGCTACACCGACTTCTGCAACAACATCACTCTGCGCCTGCCGCTCG ccagccctgtcctgcccagAGCCAGTCCTGCCTTGACCAGAGTCA TGACGGTGCCGGTGCTGGCGGTGCTGCTGGCGGTGCTGGTGGCCTGCACGgcccggggccggcggcgcCGAGGGGCCAAGCCACCCAACGTGGAGGAGCCCCTGTGCGAGGGCAGCCTGGTGGGTTCCGGGAAGACGCTGAAGGATCTCATCTACGACATGACCAcctccggctccggctccg GCCTGCCCCTGCTGGTGCAGAGAACCATCGCGAGGACCATTGTCCTGCAGGAGATTGTGGGGAAAGGACGGTTTGGCGAGGTCTGGCGTGGGAAATGGTGCGGGGAGGATGTAGCTGTGAAAATCTTCTCCTCCAGAGACGAGCGCTCCTGGTTCCGGGAGGCAGAGATTTACCAGACAGTCATGCTGAGGCACGAGAACATCCTGGGCTTCATTGCTGCTGACAACAAGG ATAATGGGACGTGGACACAGCTCTGGCTTGTCTCTGAGTACCACGAGCAGGGCTCCCTTTTTGACTACCTGAACAGAGGCACGGTGACAGTGGAGGGCATGGTCAGGCTGGCACTGTCCGTGGCCAGTGGCCTGGCCCACCTGCACATGGAGATTGTTGGCACGCAAG GGAAGCCAGCGATCGCACACCGGGATCTGAAGTCCAAGAACATCCTGGTGAAGAGGAACGAGACCTGCGCCATCGCCGACCTGGGGCTGGCGGTGAAGCACGACTCGGTGCTGAACACCATCGACATTCCCCAGAACCCCCGCGTGGGCACCAGGAG GTACATGGCCCCCGAGATCCTGGACGACGCGATGAACGTGAACATCTTTGAGTCCTTCAAGCGTGCAGACATGTACTCCCTGGGGCTGGTGTACTGGGAGATAGCCCGGAGGTGCTCTGTTGGAG GAATCACTGAGGAATACCAGCTGCCTTACTACGACCTTGTGCCTTCTGATCCTTCCATAGAAGATATGAGAAGGATTGTCTGTGAACAGAAGCTCAGACCAAGTATTCCAAACCAGTGGCAAAGCTGTGAG GCCCTGCGGGTGCTGGGCCGGGTGATGCGCGAGTGCTGGTGTGCCAGCGGTGCCGCGCGTCTCACCGCGCTGCGCGTCAAGAAGACGATGTCACAGCTCTGCGTGCCCGAGGACTGCAAAGCCTGA